A region of Sesamum indicum cultivar Zhongzhi No. 13 linkage group LG7, S_indicum_v1.0, whole genome shotgun sequence DNA encodes the following proteins:
- the LOC105166367 gene encoding trafficking protein particle complex subunit 5 yields the protein MIGVGKIKPYTNVLDRPLSKGKQEVSLSAFAFLFSELVQYNQTQVDNIAELERRLEDAGYAVGARVLELLCHREKGNRRETRLLGILSFIHSTVWKVLFGKVADSLEKGTEHEDEYMISEKELLVNRFISIPKDMGAFNCGAFVAGIVKGVLDNAGFPAVVTAHFVPVDGQQRPRTTILIKFAEEVLQREARLG from the exons ATGATAGGAGTTGGGAAAATCAAGCCATACACAAATGTGCTCGACAGACCCCTCAGCAAAGGAAAACAAGAG GTGAGTTTGAGTGCATTTGCATTCTTGTTTTCCGAGCTTGTTCAGTACAATCAGACGCAAGTCGACAACATAGCAGAGCTGGAAAGAAG GTTAGAGGATGCTGGCTACGCTGTTGGAGCTAGGGTTCTGGAACTTCTTTGTCACAGGGAGAAG GGTAACAGAAGGGAGACAAGACTATTGGGTATTTTATCTTTCATACACAGCACGGTGTGGAAGGTCTTGTTCGGAAAG GTGGCTGACTCACTTGAAAAAGGTACTGAGCACGAGGATGAGTACATGATCAGTGAGAAGGAACTTCTTGTCAACAG ATTTATCTCAATACCCAAAGATATGGGTGCCTTCAACTGCGGAGCATTTGTTGCTGGAATTGTGAAG GGAGTCTTGGATAATGCAGGTTTTCCAGCTGTTGTAACAGCTCATTTTGTACCTGTGGATGGGCAACAGAGACCGAGGACAAccattttgattaaatttgctGAAGAG GTACTACAACGAGAAGCGAGATTAGGCTAA